From Bombyx mori chromosome 10, ASM3026992v2, a single genomic window includes:
- the LOC101738452 gene encoding uncharacterized protein LOC101738452 isoform X2, whose product MQKSLSLEKVNGTEVVISNARKPNLFHQSYGLRKRKGRVCSNIFEEYCITIKPKLHRSNSLSDLNTNSDFTTNYLLNRKINPDENRRDLIYGSAGDATLNYHRNSLDKQTYMPWNSKGRKHKKKGMSPETYNSKYPYDYMNNIRDVANENISSCAENSSVCSTDQEGFQKAEAFPFKHTPSGYLKVQSNQVVFQSSTVGVLLADPTQAKVKVKFEGKAAGEPDDDTSENFENDNEPEPLLRFGNRENIQVRNADVKTRVRNSKSVSSKDEKGKDLASLGYTTSEPIDWMRVQLPKKQDLFQEFYRRVHNFINTDAVVRIDNNELRCHQIVLQVYSSFFDANVNKEIDLPSSKVTPEAFRSIYEWMVYNGCESNKVLKRENILDIFCAAQYLSIKDLEDQCRAFILNENLFCEDTAFALFREAKLKGMTPVVDIMVPRVMRFFLPLVASKDFLDLDHEEVMIFLKSNYICVTSEMEVLMAGVRWLHGDWSSRRHYAIEIMRCVRFGLISPWQLVDIKRNPDNSEILEIVNEPEVQQMVDDGLAYVIIKYWYGNNSKNYYHWIDVLGLTEPAERNWIGDEKNHVTYKDFLKYLEQFMVPRDQMYQQMAMMQPPRRSEDLPGSLRGMDNDKMEMRRPKMDFPLPATLKGLANVKDDFPTMSEFFESRRKMKEGSQSPSPVRSPPVDLEIPELTDRRNAQAEKRPREMKAPVGNQQQVQMFELPEKESVLNSESSSVTTESSATTRENYGNEKRHSIAASYLASATAALGYKRNSQAPSASRGRTSTNVTRQETAPSTVAPAAPNNVNTPQISLFNQSKDSIARITMNKLSASILGPANKKYVAEGSLFDWDRETVLVFGGIDPHTTYGVGKNTGKEIYRFDPVSNVWDNVGNLPEPRHHHSIAFLRGRVYLVGGADPRDDDLRGKSVVVSTVWSFEPVTRAWYSENGLSTPRKNFGLIVHKMALYAIGGQDKKGKVLRSVEKFDPKSGSWSEVRPMNVARMAMGCLKYRDYIWVAGGMTGDKKRPVSKIVECYNSRTNEWTEIHNLRFPRCFTTLFSMNDKLYIVGGAGKISEKEKTPSSVGAIDAWDWKERAWKLETEMSMPRHGHALAYLGTQLIIIGGVTTIYMRALNNVESYCCERGAWIRGVAALPSPLSGHGAVTLPPASLM is encoded by the exons CAACAAATTATTTACTAAATCGAAAAATTAATCCAGATGAGAACAGAAGAGATTTGATTTACGGTAGTGCTGGAGACGCTACTCTGAATTACCATCGAAACTCATTagacaaacaaacttacatgcCTTGGAATTCTAAAGGAAG AAAACATAAGAAGAAAGGAATGTCTCCGGAAACGTATAATTCAAAATATCCTTATGATTACATGAACAATATACGGGACGTTGCCAACGAAAACATTTCCTCCTGCGCCGAAAATTCTAG tgttTGCAGTACAGATCAAGAGGGTTTCCAAAAGGCAGAGGCGTTTCCTTTCAAACATACGCCAAGCGGTTATCTTAAGGTCCAGTCGAATCAA GTTGTATTCCAATCGTCAACAGTAGGAGTTCTACTCGCAGATCCAACGCAAGCCAAAGTTAAAGTTAAATTTGAAGGAAAAGCCGCCGGTGAACCAGATGATGACACGTCAGAAAATTTT GAAAATGATAATGAACCCGAACCCCTATTACGATTTGGTAATAGAGAAAATATACAAGTAAGAAACGCAGATGTTAAAACTAGAGTGAGAAATAGCAAATCGGTTAGTAGTAAGGATGAAAAAGGAAAAGACTTGGCTAGCCTCGGCTACACTACATCGGAACCAATAGATTGGATGCGGGTTCAGTTACCAAAAAAACAAGACCTATTCCAAGAGTTCTATCGAAGAGTCCACAACTTCAT AAATACCGACGCTGTGGTGCGTATCGATAATAATGAATTGCGATGTCATCAAATAGTTTTGCAAGTTTATTCTTCGTTCTTCGATGCTAATGTCAATAAAGAAATCGATTTACCATCG TCCAAAGTAACACCGGAAGCTTTCCGTTCAATCTACGAATGGATGGTTTATAATGGCTGCGAAAGTAATAAGGTTCTTAAAAGGGAAAACATATTGGACATTTTCTGTGCTGCACAATATCTGTCAATTAAAG ATTTAGAAGACCAATGCCGGGCGTTTATATTAAACGAGAATTTATTCTGTGAGGATACAGCATTCGCTTTGTTCAGGGAAGCAAAACTAAAAGGGATGACGCCCGTTGTGGATATAatg gtacCACGTGTAATGCGATTCTTCCTTCCGCTAGTCGCGTCTAAAGATTTTTTGGATCTCGATCACGAGGAAGTCATGATCTTTCTCAAATCAAACTACATTTGCGTTACCAG CGAAATGGAAGTCCTTATGGCTGGAGTGCGTTGGTTACACGGCGATTGGTCTTCGCGTCGTCATTACGCTATTGAAATAATGCGCTGTGTCCGTTTTGGTTTGATCTCGCCGTGGCAGCTAGTTGACATCAAGCGTAACCCTGACAATTCGGAAATCTTGGAGATTGTCAACGAGCCTGAAGTACAGCAGATGGTTGACGACGGACTTGC ttaTGTAATCATAAAGTATTGGTACGGGAACAATTCAAAGAACTATTATCACTGGATCGACGTTCTCGGTCTCACAGAACCGGCCGAAAGGAATTGGATCGGTGATGAAAAG AACCACGTGACGTACAAGGATTTCCTAAAATACCTCGAACAGTTCATGGTCCCGAGAGACCAGATGTATCAACAGATGGCGATGATGCAGCCACCTAGGAGGAGCGAAGATTTACCGG GCAGTTTACGAGGCATGGACAATGACAAAATGGAAATGAGAAGGCCAAAAATGGACTTTCCACTTCCAGCTACATTGAAAGGGTTGGCTAATGTCAAGGATGATTTTCCTACGATGAGCGAATTCTTCGAAAGTAGAAGAAAG ATGAAAGAAGGCAGCCAGTCTCCTTCGCCAGTACGATCGCCACCTGTAGATCTAGAAATACCCGAATTGACTGATCGAAGGAATGCACAAGCTGAAAAACGTCCAAGAGAAATGAAGGCACCG GTTGGAAATCAGCAACAAGTGCAAATGTTTGAGCTTCCCGAGAAGGAATCAGTTTTGAACAGCGAATCGAGTAGTGTTACCACAGAAAGCAGTGCAACCACTAGA GAAAACTATGGAAACGAAAAAAGACACAGTATAGCTGCTTCGTACCTTGCCTCTGCTACTGCGGCTTTAGGATACAAAAG AAATTCACAAGCTCCATCGGCTTCTCGGGGACGCACAAGTACAAACGTCACTCGCCAGGAAACGGCTCCGTCCACTGTTGCTCCAGCGGCTCCGAACAACGTGAACACCCCGCAGATATCACTCTTCAACCAATCGAAAGATTCGATAGCCAGAATTACTAT GAACAAATTGTCAGCTTCAATCCTCGGACCAGCAAACAAGAAATACGTCGCAGAGGGATCTCTCTTCGATTGGGATAGAGAAACAGTATTGGTGTTTGGCGGGATCGATCCTCATACGACATACGGGGTTGGTAAGAACACAGGGAAAGAGATATACAG ATTCGATCCTGTCTCGAACGTTTGGGACAACGTTGGAAACTTACCCGAACCGAGACATCATCACTCCATTGCCTTTTTAAGAGGACGAGTCTATCTTGTTg gAGGCGCAGACCCACGTGACGACGATCTCCGCGGCAAGTCGGTGGTCGTCTCAACTGTATGGAGCTTTGAGCCGGTCACCCGCGCGTGGTACAGCGAGAACGGACTCTCTACACCGAGAAAGAACTTTGGACTCATCGTTCACAAGATGGCGCTCTATGCTATAGGAGGGCAAGATAAAAAGGGCAA GGTACTACGTTCCGTTGAGAAATTCGATCCAAAGTCCGGCTCGTGGAGCGAAGTAAGGCCAATGAACGTTGCTCGCATGGCGATGGGCTGCTTGAAGTACAGGGACTACATTTGGGTCGCCGGCGGCATGACGGGCGACAAGAAGAGGCCCGTCAGTAAAATCGTGGAGTGCTACAATTCAAGAACCAATGA GTGGACAGAAATACACAATCTCCGTTTTCCTCGATGTTTCACAACTCTGTTTTCAATGAATGACAAACTGTACATTGTCGGCGGAGCAGGGAAAATATCCGAAAAG GAAAAAACACCGAGTAGCGTTGGAGCCATCGATGCTTGGGATTGGAAGGAGCGAGCGTGGAAACTGGAGACGGAGATGTCGATGCCGCGTCACGGACACGCACTCGCCTACCTCGGTACTCAGCTTATAATCATAG gAGGCGTCACTACAATATACATGCGAGCACTGAATAATGTAGAATCTTATTGCTGCGAACGTGGCGCTTGGATCCGTGGGGTGGCAGCCCTACCCTCGCCACTGTCCGGTCACGGGGCAGTTACATTGCCACCTGCTTCGCTTATGTGA
- the LOC101738452 gene encoding uncharacterized protein LOC101738452 isoform X3, with translation MQKSLSLEKVNGTEVVISNARKPNLFHQSYGSLRKRKGRVCSNIFEEYCITIKPKLHRSNSLSDLNTNSDFTTNYLLNRKINPDENRRDLIYGSAGDATLNYHRNSLDKQTYMPWNSKGRKHKKKGMSPETYNSKYPYDYMNNIRDVANENISSCAENSSTDQEGFQKAEAFPFKHTPSGYLKVQSNQVVFQSSTVGVLLADPTQAKVKVKFEGKAAGEPDDDTSENFENDNEPEPLLRFGNRENIQVRNADVKTRVRNSKSVSSKDEKGKDLASLGYTTSEPIDWMRVQLPKKQDLFQEFYRRVHNFINTDAVVRIDNNELRCHQIVLQVYSSFFDANVNKEIDLPSSKVTPEAFRSIYEWMVYNGCESNKVLKRENILDIFCAAQYLSIKDLEDQCRAFILNENLFCEDTAFALFREAKLKGMTPVVDIMVPRVMRFFLPLVASKDFLDLDHEEVMIFLKSNYICVTSEMEVLMAGVRWLHGDWSSRRHYAIEIMRCVRFGLISPWQLVDIKRNPDNSEILEIVNEPEVQQMVDDGLAYVIIKYWYGNNSKNYYHWIDVLGLTEPAERNWIGDEKNHVTYKDFLKYLEQFMVPRDQMYQQMAMMQPPRRSEDLPGSLRGMDNDKMEMRRPKMDFPLPATLKGLANVKDDFPTMSEFFESRRKMKEGSQSPSPVRSPPVDLEIPELTDRRNAQAEKRPREMKAPVGNQQQVQMFELPEKESVLNSESSSVTTESSATTRENYGNEKRHSIAASYLASATAALGYKRNSQAPSASRGRTSTNVTRQETAPSTVAPAAPNNVNTPQISLFNQSKDSIARITMNKLSASILGPANKKYVAEGSLFDWDRETVLVFGGIDPHTTYGVGKNTGKEIYRFDPVSNVWDNVGNLPEPRHHHSIAFLRGRVYLVGGADPRDDDLRGKSVVVSTVWSFEPVTRAWYSENGLSTPRKNFGLIVHKMALYAIGGQDKKGKVLRSVEKFDPKSGSWSEVRPMNVARMAMGCLKYRDYIWVAGGMTGDKKRPVSKIVECYNSRTNEWTEIHNLRFPRCFTTLFSMNDKLYIVGGAGKISEKEKTPSSVGAIDAWDWKERAWKLETEMSMPRHGHALAYLGTQLIIIGGVTTIYMRALNNVESYCCERGAWIRGVAALPSPLSGHGAVTLPPASLM, from the exons CAACAAATTATTTACTAAATCGAAAAATTAATCCAGATGAGAACAGAAGAGATTTGATTTACGGTAGTGCTGGAGACGCTACTCTGAATTACCATCGAAACTCATTagacaaacaaacttacatgcCTTGGAATTCTAAAGGAAG AAAACATAAGAAGAAAGGAATGTCTCCGGAAACGTATAATTCAAAATATCCTTATGATTACATGAACAATATACGGGACGTTGCCAACGAAAACATTTCCTCCTGCGCCGAAAATTCTAG TACAGATCAAGAGGGTTTCCAAAAGGCAGAGGCGTTTCCTTTCAAACATACGCCAAGCGGTTATCTTAAGGTCCAGTCGAATCAA GTTGTATTCCAATCGTCAACAGTAGGAGTTCTACTCGCAGATCCAACGCAAGCCAAAGTTAAAGTTAAATTTGAAGGAAAAGCCGCCGGTGAACCAGATGATGACACGTCAGAAAATTTT GAAAATGATAATGAACCCGAACCCCTATTACGATTTGGTAATAGAGAAAATATACAAGTAAGAAACGCAGATGTTAAAACTAGAGTGAGAAATAGCAAATCGGTTAGTAGTAAGGATGAAAAAGGAAAAGACTTGGCTAGCCTCGGCTACACTACATCGGAACCAATAGATTGGATGCGGGTTCAGTTACCAAAAAAACAAGACCTATTCCAAGAGTTCTATCGAAGAGTCCACAACTTCAT AAATACCGACGCTGTGGTGCGTATCGATAATAATGAATTGCGATGTCATCAAATAGTTTTGCAAGTTTATTCTTCGTTCTTCGATGCTAATGTCAATAAAGAAATCGATTTACCATCG TCCAAAGTAACACCGGAAGCTTTCCGTTCAATCTACGAATGGATGGTTTATAATGGCTGCGAAAGTAATAAGGTTCTTAAAAGGGAAAACATATTGGACATTTTCTGTGCTGCACAATATCTGTCAATTAAAG ATTTAGAAGACCAATGCCGGGCGTTTATATTAAACGAGAATTTATTCTGTGAGGATACAGCATTCGCTTTGTTCAGGGAAGCAAAACTAAAAGGGATGACGCCCGTTGTGGATATAatg gtacCACGTGTAATGCGATTCTTCCTTCCGCTAGTCGCGTCTAAAGATTTTTTGGATCTCGATCACGAGGAAGTCATGATCTTTCTCAAATCAAACTACATTTGCGTTACCAG CGAAATGGAAGTCCTTATGGCTGGAGTGCGTTGGTTACACGGCGATTGGTCTTCGCGTCGTCATTACGCTATTGAAATAATGCGCTGTGTCCGTTTTGGTTTGATCTCGCCGTGGCAGCTAGTTGACATCAAGCGTAACCCTGACAATTCGGAAATCTTGGAGATTGTCAACGAGCCTGAAGTACAGCAGATGGTTGACGACGGACTTGC ttaTGTAATCATAAAGTATTGGTACGGGAACAATTCAAAGAACTATTATCACTGGATCGACGTTCTCGGTCTCACAGAACCGGCCGAAAGGAATTGGATCGGTGATGAAAAG AACCACGTGACGTACAAGGATTTCCTAAAATACCTCGAACAGTTCATGGTCCCGAGAGACCAGATGTATCAACAGATGGCGATGATGCAGCCACCTAGGAGGAGCGAAGATTTACCGG GCAGTTTACGAGGCATGGACAATGACAAAATGGAAATGAGAAGGCCAAAAATGGACTTTCCACTTCCAGCTACATTGAAAGGGTTGGCTAATGTCAAGGATGATTTTCCTACGATGAGCGAATTCTTCGAAAGTAGAAGAAAG ATGAAAGAAGGCAGCCAGTCTCCTTCGCCAGTACGATCGCCACCTGTAGATCTAGAAATACCCGAATTGACTGATCGAAGGAATGCACAAGCTGAAAAACGTCCAAGAGAAATGAAGGCACCG GTTGGAAATCAGCAACAAGTGCAAATGTTTGAGCTTCCCGAGAAGGAATCAGTTTTGAACAGCGAATCGAGTAGTGTTACCACAGAAAGCAGTGCAACCACTAGA GAAAACTATGGAAACGAAAAAAGACACAGTATAGCTGCTTCGTACCTTGCCTCTGCTACTGCGGCTTTAGGATACAAAAG AAATTCACAAGCTCCATCGGCTTCTCGGGGACGCACAAGTACAAACGTCACTCGCCAGGAAACGGCTCCGTCCACTGTTGCTCCAGCGGCTCCGAACAACGTGAACACCCCGCAGATATCACTCTTCAACCAATCGAAAGATTCGATAGCCAGAATTACTAT GAACAAATTGTCAGCTTCAATCCTCGGACCAGCAAACAAGAAATACGTCGCAGAGGGATCTCTCTTCGATTGGGATAGAGAAACAGTATTGGTGTTTGGCGGGATCGATCCTCATACGACATACGGGGTTGGTAAGAACACAGGGAAAGAGATATACAG ATTCGATCCTGTCTCGAACGTTTGGGACAACGTTGGAAACTTACCCGAACCGAGACATCATCACTCCATTGCCTTTTTAAGAGGACGAGTCTATCTTGTTg gAGGCGCAGACCCACGTGACGACGATCTCCGCGGCAAGTCGGTGGTCGTCTCAACTGTATGGAGCTTTGAGCCGGTCACCCGCGCGTGGTACAGCGAGAACGGACTCTCTACACCGAGAAAGAACTTTGGACTCATCGTTCACAAGATGGCGCTCTATGCTATAGGAGGGCAAGATAAAAAGGGCAA GGTACTACGTTCCGTTGAGAAATTCGATCCAAAGTCCGGCTCGTGGAGCGAAGTAAGGCCAATGAACGTTGCTCGCATGGCGATGGGCTGCTTGAAGTACAGGGACTACATTTGGGTCGCCGGCGGCATGACGGGCGACAAGAAGAGGCCCGTCAGTAAAATCGTGGAGTGCTACAATTCAAGAACCAATGA GTGGACAGAAATACACAATCTCCGTTTTCCTCGATGTTTCACAACTCTGTTTTCAATGAATGACAAACTGTACATTGTCGGCGGAGCAGGGAAAATATCCGAAAAG GAAAAAACACCGAGTAGCGTTGGAGCCATCGATGCTTGGGATTGGAAGGAGCGAGCGTGGAAACTGGAGACGGAGATGTCGATGCCGCGTCACGGACACGCACTCGCCTACCTCGGTACTCAGCTTATAATCATAG gAGGCGTCACTACAATATACATGCGAGCACTGAATAATGTAGAATCTTATTGCTGCGAACGTGGCGCTTGGATCCGTGGGGTGGCAGCCCTACCCTCGCCACTGTCCGGTCACGGGGCAGTTACATTGCCACCTGCTTCGCTTATGTGA
- the LOC101738452 gene encoding uncharacterized protein LOC101738452 isoform X1: protein MQKSLSLEKVNGTEVVISNARKPNLFHQSYGSLRKRKGRVCSNIFEEYCITIKPKLHRSNSLSDLNTNSDFTTNYLLNRKINPDENRRDLIYGSAGDATLNYHRNSLDKQTYMPWNSKGRKHKKKGMSPETYNSKYPYDYMNNIRDVANENISSCAENSSVCSTDQEGFQKAEAFPFKHTPSGYLKVQSNQVVFQSSTVGVLLADPTQAKVKVKFEGKAAGEPDDDTSENFENDNEPEPLLRFGNRENIQVRNADVKTRVRNSKSVSSKDEKGKDLASLGYTTSEPIDWMRVQLPKKQDLFQEFYRRVHNFINTDAVVRIDNNELRCHQIVLQVYSSFFDANVNKEIDLPSSKVTPEAFRSIYEWMVYNGCESNKVLKRENILDIFCAAQYLSIKDLEDQCRAFILNENLFCEDTAFALFREAKLKGMTPVVDIMVPRVMRFFLPLVASKDFLDLDHEEVMIFLKSNYICVTSEMEVLMAGVRWLHGDWSSRRHYAIEIMRCVRFGLISPWQLVDIKRNPDNSEILEIVNEPEVQQMVDDGLAYVIIKYWYGNNSKNYYHWIDVLGLTEPAERNWIGDEKNHVTYKDFLKYLEQFMVPRDQMYQQMAMMQPPRRSEDLPGSLRGMDNDKMEMRRPKMDFPLPATLKGLANVKDDFPTMSEFFESRRKMKEGSQSPSPVRSPPVDLEIPELTDRRNAQAEKRPREMKAPVGNQQQVQMFELPEKESVLNSESSSVTTESSATTRENYGNEKRHSIAASYLASATAALGYKRNSQAPSASRGRTSTNVTRQETAPSTVAPAAPNNVNTPQISLFNQSKDSIARITMNKLSASILGPANKKYVAEGSLFDWDRETVLVFGGIDPHTTYGVGKNTGKEIYRFDPVSNVWDNVGNLPEPRHHHSIAFLRGRVYLVGGADPRDDDLRGKSVVVSTVWSFEPVTRAWYSENGLSTPRKNFGLIVHKMALYAIGGQDKKGKVLRSVEKFDPKSGSWSEVRPMNVARMAMGCLKYRDYIWVAGGMTGDKKRPVSKIVECYNSRTNEWTEIHNLRFPRCFTTLFSMNDKLYIVGGAGKISEKEKTPSSVGAIDAWDWKERAWKLETEMSMPRHGHALAYLGTQLIIIGGVTTIYMRALNNVESYCCERGAWIRGVAALPSPLSGHGAVTLPPASLM from the exons CAACAAATTATTTACTAAATCGAAAAATTAATCCAGATGAGAACAGAAGAGATTTGATTTACGGTAGTGCTGGAGACGCTACTCTGAATTACCATCGAAACTCATTagacaaacaaacttacatgcCTTGGAATTCTAAAGGAAG AAAACATAAGAAGAAAGGAATGTCTCCGGAAACGTATAATTCAAAATATCCTTATGATTACATGAACAATATACGGGACGTTGCCAACGAAAACATTTCCTCCTGCGCCGAAAATTCTAG tgttTGCAGTACAGATCAAGAGGGTTTCCAAAAGGCAGAGGCGTTTCCTTTCAAACATACGCCAAGCGGTTATCTTAAGGTCCAGTCGAATCAA GTTGTATTCCAATCGTCAACAGTAGGAGTTCTACTCGCAGATCCAACGCAAGCCAAAGTTAAAGTTAAATTTGAAGGAAAAGCCGCCGGTGAACCAGATGATGACACGTCAGAAAATTTT GAAAATGATAATGAACCCGAACCCCTATTACGATTTGGTAATAGAGAAAATATACAAGTAAGAAACGCAGATGTTAAAACTAGAGTGAGAAATAGCAAATCGGTTAGTAGTAAGGATGAAAAAGGAAAAGACTTGGCTAGCCTCGGCTACACTACATCGGAACCAATAGATTGGATGCGGGTTCAGTTACCAAAAAAACAAGACCTATTCCAAGAGTTCTATCGAAGAGTCCACAACTTCAT AAATACCGACGCTGTGGTGCGTATCGATAATAATGAATTGCGATGTCATCAAATAGTTTTGCAAGTTTATTCTTCGTTCTTCGATGCTAATGTCAATAAAGAAATCGATTTACCATCG TCCAAAGTAACACCGGAAGCTTTCCGTTCAATCTACGAATGGATGGTTTATAATGGCTGCGAAAGTAATAAGGTTCTTAAAAGGGAAAACATATTGGACATTTTCTGTGCTGCACAATATCTGTCAATTAAAG ATTTAGAAGACCAATGCCGGGCGTTTATATTAAACGAGAATTTATTCTGTGAGGATACAGCATTCGCTTTGTTCAGGGAAGCAAAACTAAAAGGGATGACGCCCGTTGTGGATATAatg gtacCACGTGTAATGCGATTCTTCCTTCCGCTAGTCGCGTCTAAAGATTTTTTGGATCTCGATCACGAGGAAGTCATGATCTTTCTCAAATCAAACTACATTTGCGTTACCAG CGAAATGGAAGTCCTTATGGCTGGAGTGCGTTGGTTACACGGCGATTGGTCTTCGCGTCGTCATTACGCTATTGAAATAATGCGCTGTGTCCGTTTTGGTTTGATCTCGCCGTGGCAGCTAGTTGACATCAAGCGTAACCCTGACAATTCGGAAATCTTGGAGATTGTCAACGAGCCTGAAGTACAGCAGATGGTTGACGACGGACTTGC ttaTGTAATCATAAAGTATTGGTACGGGAACAATTCAAAGAACTATTATCACTGGATCGACGTTCTCGGTCTCACAGAACCGGCCGAAAGGAATTGGATCGGTGATGAAAAG AACCACGTGACGTACAAGGATTTCCTAAAATACCTCGAACAGTTCATGGTCCCGAGAGACCAGATGTATCAACAGATGGCGATGATGCAGCCACCTAGGAGGAGCGAAGATTTACCGG GCAGTTTACGAGGCATGGACAATGACAAAATGGAAATGAGAAGGCCAAAAATGGACTTTCCACTTCCAGCTACATTGAAAGGGTTGGCTAATGTCAAGGATGATTTTCCTACGATGAGCGAATTCTTCGAAAGTAGAAGAAAG ATGAAAGAAGGCAGCCAGTCTCCTTCGCCAGTACGATCGCCACCTGTAGATCTAGAAATACCCGAATTGACTGATCGAAGGAATGCACAAGCTGAAAAACGTCCAAGAGAAATGAAGGCACCG GTTGGAAATCAGCAACAAGTGCAAATGTTTGAGCTTCCCGAGAAGGAATCAGTTTTGAACAGCGAATCGAGTAGTGTTACCACAGAAAGCAGTGCAACCACTAGA GAAAACTATGGAAACGAAAAAAGACACAGTATAGCTGCTTCGTACCTTGCCTCTGCTACTGCGGCTTTAGGATACAAAAG AAATTCACAAGCTCCATCGGCTTCTCGGGGACGCACAAGTACAAACGTCACTCGCCAGGAAACGGCTCCGTCCACTGTTGCTCCAGCGGCTCCGAACAACGTGAACACCCCGCAGATATCACTCTTCAACCAATCGAAAGATTCGATAGCCAGAATTACTAT GAACAAATTGTCAGCTTCAATCCTCGGACCAGCAAACAAGAAATACGTCGCAGAGGGATCTCTCTTCGATTGGGATAGAGAAACAGTATTGGTGTTTGGCGGGATCGATCCTCATACGACATACGGGGTTGGTAAGAACACAGGGAAAGAGATATACAG ATTCGATCCTGTCTCGAACGTTTGGGACAACGTTGGAAACTTACCCGAACCGAGACATCATCACTCCATTGCCTTTTTAAGAGGACGAGTCTATCTTGTTg gAGGCGCAGACCCACGTGACGACGATCTCCGCGGCAAGTCGGTGGTCGTCTCAACTGTATGGAGCTTTGAGCCGGTCACCCGCGCGTGGTACAGCGAGAACGGACTCTCTACACCGAGAAAGAACTTTGGACTCATCGTTCACAAGATGGCGCTCTATGCTATAGGAGGGCAAGATAAAAAGGGCAA GGTACTACGTTCCGTTGAGAAATTCGATCCAAAGTCCGGCTCGTGGAGCGAAGTAAGGCCAATGAACGTTGCTCGCATGGCGATGGGCTGCTTGAAGTACAGGGACTACATTTGGGTCGCCGGCGGCATGACGGGCGACAAGAAGAGGCCCGTCAGTAAAATCGTGGAGTGCTACAATTCAAGAACCAATGA GTGGACAGAAATACACAATCTCCGTTTTCCTCGATGTTTCACAACTCTGTTTTCAATGAATGACAAACTGTACATTGTCGGCGGAGCAGGGAAAATATCCGAAAAG GAAAAAACACCGAGTAGCGTTGGAGCCATCGATGCTTGGGATTGGAAGGAGCGAGCGTGGAAACTGGAGACGGAGATGTCGATGCCGCGTCACGGACACGCACTCGCCTACCTCGGTACTCAGCTTATAATCATAG gAGGCGTCACTACAATATACATGCGAGCACTGAATAATGTAGAATCTTATTGCTGCGAACGTGGCGCTTGGATCCGTGGGGTGGCAGCCCTACCCTCGCCACTGTCCGGTCACGGGGCAGTTACATTGCCACCTGCTTCGCTTATGTGA